A window from Aureibacillus halotolerans encodes these proteins:
- a CDS encoding FAD-dependent oxidoreductase yields MHFVIIGGDAAGMSAAMQIVRTKDSPRITVLEKGTVFSYGQCGLPYFIGGHLTSSDDLIARSREDFENKYGIDTRVLYDVQKVDTHEKLVMGMDYGNNQPFSISYDVLLVASGASPKIPDWPGTNLKGVHTIKTVPEAERIYEQLPDIEHVVVIGGGYVGLEAAENFKEQGKHVTIIQRSNQLAPMLDEDLAELALKEAEANGVNVVLNATVEGLEGSSKVHHVMTSKGRYAADLVIIAAGITPNTSFLPNDTFHKARNGAVLVDAYMRTNVENVFAAGDCATHYNIVKRTQDYMPLGTTANKQGQIAGQNMAGLSRAFKGITGTSILRFFGLEIAKTGLSGAECEALDFPYKVTEANATDIASYFTNREKMTIRLFYHADNQKLLGGQIIGRHGVDKRIDVLSVALFHGMCLKDLEDLDLSYAPPFNSVWDPLQQVARRTKT; encoded by the coding sequence ATGCACTTTGTAATCATTGGTGGCGACGCAGCCGGCATGAGTGCTGCTATGCAAATCGTTCGAACGAAGGATTCACCTCGTATTACTGTGTTAGAGAAAGGGACAGTGTTTTCGTATGGCCAATGTGGGCTTCCTTACTTTATCGGTGGCCATCTCACCTCAAGTGATGACCTCATCGCCCGGTCACGTGAAGACTTTGAGAACAAATACGGCATTGATACACGAGTGCTCTACGACGTCCAAAAGGTGGACACTCATGAAAAGCTCGTCATGGGAATGGACTATGGAAATAACCAGCCCTTTTCCATCTCTTATGATGTTCTGCTCGTTGCTTCTGGCGCGAGCCCTAAGATTCCGGACTGGCCCGGTACCAATCTCAAAGGTGTTCATACGATAAAAACCGTACCCGAAGCAGAGCGCATTTATGAACAACTGCCTGACATTGAACATGTTGTCGTCATCGGCGGTGGGTATGTCGGTTTAGAGGCAGCTGAAAATTTTAAGGAGCAGGGCAAACACGTCACGATCATTCAACGATCAAACCAACTAGCGCCAATGCTCGACGAAGACCTTGCAGAGCTGGCCCTTAAAGAGGCAGAGGCGAACGGCGTCAATGTCGTTTTAAATGCCACTGTCGAGGGTCTTGAGGGGTCTTCAAAGGTTCACCACGTAATGACAAGCAAGGGTCGTTATGCTGCTGATTTGGTCATTATTGCCGCTGGTATTACGCCGAATACATCGTTTTTGCCCAATGATACATTTCACAAAGCCCGCAATGGAGCTGTTCTAGTGGACGCCTATATGCGAACGAACGTCGAGAATGTATTTGCTGCTGGTGATTGTGCCACCCATTACAATATCGTCAAGCGGACCCAGGACTATATGCCCCTTGGCACAACAGCGAACAAGCAAGGCCAAATCGCAGGGCAAAACATGGCAGGGCTGTCTAGGGCATTTAAAGGGATTACAGGTACATCGATTCTTCGCTTCTTCGGACTTGAAATTGCTAAAACGGGGTTGTCTGGCGCAGAATGCGAAGCGCTTGATTTTCCTTATAAGGTGACGGAAGCGAACGCCACGGATATTGCCAGCTACTTTACCAACAGAGAAAAAATGACCATTCGCCTGTTCTATCATGCCGACAATCAAAAGCTACTTGGCGGACAAATCATCGGACGCCACGGCGTGGACAAACGTATAGATGTGCTGTCGGTCGCATTGTTCCACGGGATGTGCCTAAAGGATTTGGAGGATCTTGATCTTAGCTATGCCCCTCCATTTAACTCTGTGTGGGACCCTCTTCAACAGGTGGCACGCCGTACAAAGACATAA
- a CDS encoding thymidine kinase, translating into MKGQTIVRQGSIEVICGSMFAGKTEALIQRIRAIREANEDIQVFKPSIDHRYSQTRVVSHNGDAEDSHVMMSSEALLEAVNEDILWVAVDEVQFFDEAIVDNMLRVADRGHHVIAAGLDLDFKGEPFPHVSRLLSMSDRVTKLQGVCAQCGKKASRTQRLVDGKPARATDPLIVVGGEEAYESRCRVCHIVAT; encoded by the coding sequence ATGAAAGGACAGACGATTGTGCGTCAGGGCAGTATTGAAGTCATTTGTGGCAGTATGTTTGCAGGAAAAACAGAAGCATTGATCCAACGTATCCGAGCGATTCGGGAGGCAAATGAAGACATTCAAGTCTTTAAGCCATCCATTGATCATCGGTACAGCCAAACCCGTGTTGTGTCGCATAACGGCGATGCGGAGGATAGTCACGTGATGATGTCTAGCGAAGCGCTTTTAGAAGCGGTGAATGAGGATATCCTGTGGGTAGCGGTTGATGAAGTTCAATTTTTTGACGAAGCCATTGTGGACAATATGTTACGCGTAGCTGATCGGGGCCATCACGTGATCGCAGCCGGTCTGGACCTTGATTTTAAAGGAGAACCCTTCCCTCATGTGTCGCGCTTATTATCAATGTCTGACCGTGTCACAAAGCTCCAGGGAGTGTGCGCCCAATGTGGCAAAAAAGCCAGCCGCACACAACGGCTTGTTGACGGGAAACCTGCAAGGGCGACGGACCCATTAATTGTTGTTGGTGGTGAAGAAGCTTACGAATCCCGTTGCCGCGTTTGTCATATCGTCGCCACGTAG
- the rho gene encoding transcription termination factor Rho, protein MELTLSNLENMKLRELYDQAKKLQISYYSKLNKKELIFSILKAQAEKDGFLFMEGILEIIQSEGFGFLRPINYSPSSEDIYISASQIRRFDLRNGDRVSGKVRPPKENERYYGLLHVEAVNGEDPETAKERVHFPALTALYPDRFMHLENQPNQMSTRIVDMVAPVGFGQRGLIVAPPKAGKTMLLKEIANSITTNHPHAELIVLLVDERPEEVTDIERSVKGDVVSSTFDEVPENHIKVAELVLERAMRLVEHKKDVVILMDSITRLARAYNLVIPPSGRTLSGGIDPAAFHRPKRFFGAARNIEEGGSLTILATALVDTGSRMDDVIYEEFKGTGNMELHLDRALSERRIFPAIDIRRSGTRKEELLLPKPNLDKLWALRKTMNDSSDFLDRFIRKLKQSKTNGEFFQLMDEELKQQQARKRSTSSTS, encoded by the coding sequence ATGGAATTGACGTTATCAAATTTAGAAAATATGAAGCTGCGCGAATTGTACGATCAAGCAAAAAAGCTGCAAATATCCTATTACAGTAAACTCAATAAAAAAGAGCTTATTTTTTCTATCCTAAAAGCTCAAGCTGAAAAGGATGGCTTTCTGTTTATGGAAGGCATTCTCGAAATTATCCAGTCTGAGGGCTTTGGTTTTCTTCGGCCGATCAATTACTCGCCAAGCTCAGAGGATATTTATATTTCTGCGTCTCAAATCCGTCGCTTTGATTTGAGAAACGGAGACCGTGTATCAGGCAAAGTGCGACCGCCAAAAGAAAATGAACGGTACTACGGGTTGCTCCATGTTGAGGCTGTGAATGGCGAGGATCCGGAAACCGCTAAAGAACGTGTGCATTTTCCGGCCTTGACGGCACTTTATCCAGATCGGTTTATGCATTTGGAAAATCAGCCAAACCAGATGTCAACGCGAATTGTTGATATGGTCGCACCCGTTGGTTTTGGACAGCGTGGCCTTATTGTCGCGCCGCCAAAAGCAGGGAAAACGATGCTGCTAAAAGAAATTGCGAACAGCATCACGACCAATCATCCTCATGCAGAGCTTATCGTTCTGCTTGTGGACGAGCGTCCAGAGGAAGTGACCGATATTGAACGGTCTGTGAAAGGCGATGTCGTAAGCTCGACATTTGATGAAGTCCCAGAAAACCATATTAAAGTTGCGGAGCTTGTGCTTGAGCGGGCGATGCGTCTTGTTGAGCACAAGAAGGATGTAGTTATTCTGATGGACAGCATCACGCGCTTAGCGAGGGCTTACAATCTTGTTATTCCTCCAAGTGGACGCACGCTCTCTGGAGGGATTGATCCAGCCGCCTTTCATCGTCCTAAACGCTTTTTCGGTGCAGCAAGAAACATCGAAGAAGGTGGCAGCCTAACAATTTTGGCAACAGCTCTGGTGGACACAGGCTCTCGTATGGATGACGTCATCTACGAAGAGTTTAAAGGAACCGGTAATATGGAGTTGCACCTAGATAGGGCGTTGTCTGAACGGCGTATTTTTCCTGCCATCGATATTCGTCGCTCGGGTACGAGAAAAGAAGAGCTCCTTTTACCAAAGCCAAACTTGGATAAACTGTGGGCGCTGCGTAAGACAATGAACGATTCTTCAGATTTTCTGGATCGCTTTATTCGCAAGCTAAAGCAATCAAAAACAAACGGAGAGTTCTTTCAGCTCATGGACGAAGAGCTTAAACAGCAGCAAGCAAGGAAGAGAAGCACGTCCTCAACCTCATAA
- a CDS encoding UDP-N-acetylglucosamine 1-carboxyvinyltransferase, with protein sequence MEKLLIEGGHPLRGTVRISGAKNSAVALLPAAILAQSPVVIDGLPNISDVKILSDLLEEIGGETTLTNDQITIDPTHMVSMPLPNGRVKKLRASYYLMGAMLGRFKKAVVGLPGGCYLGPRPIDQHIKGFEALGAKITNEQGALYLRADRLIGAKIYLDVVSVGATINIMLAAVRAEGKTTIENAAREPEIIDVATLLTSMGARIKGAGTDVIRIEGVNELKGCRHTIIPDRIEAGTYTIMAAGAGEDVIIDNVIPQHLESLTAKLREMGATIEESNDQLRVSKMVKPSSVDIKTLVYPGFPTDLQQPFTTLLTQASGMAIVTDTIYSARFKHIDELRRMGANVKVEGNSAMISGPGVLQSAKVRASDLRAGACLVAAGLLADGITEITGLEHIDRGYENLVEKLSSIGASIWREQMVEQEIKQYQNT encoded by the coding sequence ATGGAAAAGCTTTTAATTGAAGGGGGGCACCCGCTAAGAGGAACTGTTCGAATTAGCGGAGCGAAAAATAGTGCCGTCGCGTTATTGCCAGCTGCGATTTTAGCTCAGTCACCCGTCGTTATTGATGGATTGCCGAACATTTCAGATGTCAAAATTCTTTCTGACCTGCTTGAAGAAATCGGGGGGGAAACGACACTGACGAACGATCAAATCACGATTGATCCAACTCATATGGTTTCGATGCCTTTACCGAATGGAAGAGTAAAGAAGCTAAGAGCCTCTTATTATCTAATGGGCGCAATGCTCGGTCGCTTCAAAAAAGCCGTTGTTGGCTTGCCTGGCGGTTGCTATCTAGGGCCCCGTCCAATTGACCAGCATATTAAAGGCTTTGAAGCTTTAGGTGCAAAGATAACGAATGAACAAGGAGCACTATATCTCCGTGCAGATCGTTTAATTGGCGCAAAAATTTACTTGGATGTTGTTAGCGTTGGGGCGACCATTAATATTATGCTTGCCGCTGTGAGAGCAGAAGGAAAGACGACCATTGAAAATGCAGCGCGTGAACCAGAAATCATTGATGTGGCGACACTTCTGACGAGCATGGGTGCTCGCATCAAAGGCGCCGGAACGGATGTCATCCGAATTGAAGGGGTCAATGAACTCAAAGGCTGTCGGCACACTATTATTCCAGATCGTATTGAGGCGGGTACATATACCATTATGGCCGCTGGTGCAGGTGAGGATGTCATTATAGATAACGTTATTCCTCAGCATTTGGAATCATTAACTGCAAAGCTTAGGGAGATGGGGGCAACCATTGAAGAAAGCAACGATCAATTGCGCGTCTCAAAAATGGTCAAGCCGTCATCAGTCGACATCAAAACACTCGTCTATCCCGGCTTTCCAACAGATCTCCAACAACCGTTTACGACGCTGCTCACACAAGCAAGTGGGATGGCAATTGTGACAGACACCATCTACTCTGCGCGCTTTAAGCATATTGACGAATTGCGCCGTATGGGTGCAAACGTAAAAGTCGAAGGAAATTCAGCCATGATTTCTGGACCTGGCGTTTTGCAAAGCGCCAAAGTTAGAGCCTCAGATTTACGTGCAGGTGCTTGTCTCGTTGCTGCTGGCCTTTTAGCTGATGGAATCACTGAGATTACAGGCTTAGAGCATATCGATCGTGGATATGAGAATTTAGTAGAGAAGCTCAGTTCCATTGGGGCGTCCATTTGGCGTGAACAGATGGTCGAGCAGGAAATTAAACAATACCAAAATACGTAA
- the fba gene encoding class II fructose-1,6-bisphosphate aldolase, giving the protein MPLVSMKDMLNKAKAEGYAVGQFNLNNLEFTQAILLAAHEENSPVILGVSEGAARYMGGFKTVVSIVEALIEDYGITVPVAIHLDHGSSFEKCVEAIHAGFTSVMIDGSHYPLEENIALTNKVVEVAHLLGISVEAELGRIGGQEDDLVVDDAEAAYAIPSECDRLVHETNVDCFAPALGSVHGPYKGEPNLGFDRMEEVKNLTGIPLVLHGGTGIPTKDIQRAISLGTAKINVNTENQISSAARVREVLAENAEMYDPRKYLGPARDAIKETVIGKMREFGSSQKA; this is encoded by the coding sequence ATGCCATTAGTGTCAATGAAGGATATGCTAAACAAAGCAAAAGCGGAAGGGTACGCTGTAGGGCAATTTAACTTAAATAACTTAGAGTTTACGCAAGCTATTTTGCTAGCTGCTCATGAAGAAAACTCACCAGTCATTCTTGGTGTTTCAGAAGGCGCGGCGCGTTATATGGGCGGTTTCAAAACCGTTGTTTCCATCGTGGAAGCGTTAATTGAAGATTATGGAATTACAGTTCCTGTGGCCATTCACCTTGATCACGGCTCTTCTTTTGAAAAATGTGTAGAGGCAATTCATGCAGGATTTACATCTGTTATGATTGACGGCTCTCATTATCCACTTGAAGAAAACATTGCTCTTACAAATAAAGTTGTCGAAGTGGCCCATCTCTTAGGTATCTCAGTTGAAGCTGAGCTTGGCCGTATCGGTGGACAAGAGGATGACTTAGTTGTAGATGATGCAGAAGCTGCCTATGCCATCCCATCTGAATGTGACCGACTTGTTCATGAAACAAATGTTGATTGTTTTGCGCCTGCACTAGGTTCTGTACATGGTCCATATAAAGGTGAACCAAACCTAGGCTTTGATCGTATGGAAGAAGTGAAAAACCTAACGGGTATTCCACTTGTTCTTCACGGTGGGACAGGCATTCCAACGAAGGATATCCAACGCGCTATCTCTCTTGGTACAGCAAAAATCAATGTAAATACTGAAAATCAAATTTCATCTGCAGCCCGTGTTCGCGAAGTTCTAGCGGAAAACGCTGAAATGTACGACCCACGTAAGTATCTTGGGCCGGCGCGTGATGCCATTAAAGAAACAGTCATCGGCAAAATGCGTGAATTTGGTTCTTCACAAAAAGCATAA
- a CDS encoding response regulator, whose translation MSKNILIVDDQYGIRILLNEILVKEGYATFQAANGVQALSILEKERIDLVLLDMKIPGMDGIEILRRMKLLDRDIDVMIMTAYGELDMIEEAESLGAKRHFSKPFDIDDVRGAIRNLPNK comes from the coding sequence GTGAGCAAGAATATTTTGATCGTTGACGACCAGTACGGTATACGTATTTTACTAAATGAGATCTTAGTAAAGGAAGGATATGCTACTTTTCAAGCAGCCAATGGTGTACAAGCACTTTCTATACTTGAAAAAGAACGAATTGACTTAGTGTTGCTTGATATGAAAATTCCTGGAATGGATGGTATTGAAATACTGAGGCGAATGAAGCTCTTGGATCGCGATATTGATGTCATGATTATGACAGCATATGGTGAGCTTGATATGATTGAAGAAGCGGAAAGCCTTGGTGCTAAACGTCATTTTTCAAAGCCATTTGATATTGATGATGTTCGGGGAGCCATTCGAAATTTGCCAAACAAATAA
- a CDS encoding DUF2529 family protein: MFQIIPTQLFGHFKAMAEEEPAYEDGARLLAQANHGTLYLFTKEDARILDTLNASTTEQTSLHAMTSIASLDHIPRFTTADRVIIAVPREHHTEAVSLCQKAQSMGAQVLALSTSDPSSSEKGLYSLADIFISMHVKDGLYPNENGKRVVIPHAFSFLMAYYWLSLTVQDILDELH; the protein is encoded by the coding sequence ATGTTTCAAATTATTCCCACCCAGCTTTTCGGTCATTTTAAGGCCATGGCTGAAGAAGAGCCCGCGTATGAAGATGGGGCTCGTCTCCTTGCTCAAGCGAACCATGGGACTCTGTACTTGTTCACAAAAGAGGATGCACGCATTCTCGATACGCTAAATGCTTCCACAACTGAGCAAACCTCTCTACATGCTATGACATCAATTGCATCGTTAGACCATATTCCGCGCTTTACGACGGCAGACCGTGTCATTATTGCAGTGCCTAGAGAACATCACACGGAAGCAGTCTCTTTGTGCCAAAAAGCGCAATCTATGGGCGCTCAAGTGCTTGCGCTATCAACTTCAGATCCAAGTTCTTCTGAGAAAGGTCTATATTCTTTAGCGGACATCTTCATCTCCATGCATGTGAAAGACGGTCTTTATCCAAATGAGAATGGGAAAAGAGTTGTCATCCCCCACGCATTTTCTTTCTTGATGGCTTACTACTGGCTCAGTTTAACAGTACAGGATATTTTGGATGAACTTCACTGA